The following coding sequences are from one Rutidosis leptorrhynchoides isolate AG116_Rl617_1_P2 chromosome 11, CSIRO_AGI_Rlap_v1, whole genome shotgun sequence window:
- the LOC139876763 gene encoding ran-binding protein 1 homolog b-like gives MASNDPEHREEEETAAVEDEDTGAQIAPIVRLEEVAVTTGEEEEDAILDLKAKLYRFDKEGNQWKERGAGSVKFLKHKKTGKVRLVMRQSKTLKICANHLVIATMSVQEHAGNEKSCVWHASDFSDGELKDELFCIRFASIENCKKFMETFQEVAESQQDKEENKEASNAAGLLDKLSVEEKKEETSEKVKEVKEETSETVKEVKEEISEKVKEPEKVAADSEKKE, from the exons ATGGCGAGTAACGATCCAGAgcacagagaagaagaagaaactgcCGCCGTTGAAGACGAAGACACCGGAGCTCAGATCGCTCCGATCGTTAGACTTGAAGAAGTCGCCGTCACTAccggtgaagaagaagaagatgctaTTCTCGATCT TAAAGCGAAGTTGTATCGATTCGATAAGGAAGGGAACCAGTGGAAGGAACGCGGTGCGGGGTCAGTTAAGTTTTTAAAGCATAAGAAAACTGGTAAAGTGCGTCTCGTAATGCGGCAATCGAAAACCCTAAAGATTTGTGCTAATCATCTAG TTATTGCTACTATGTCTGTTCAAGAGCACGCTGGTAATGAGAAGTCATGTGTGTGGCATGCTTCTGATTTTTCTGATGGTGAACTTAAGGATGAACTATTCTGCATTAGATTCGCTTCAATTGAAA ACTGCAAGAAGTTCATGGAAACTTTCCAAGAGGTGGCTGAGTCTCAACAAGACAAGGAAGAAAACAAAGAAGCTTCGAATGCTGCTGGACTTTTAGACAAGTTAAGTGTAGAAGAGAAAAAGGAGGAGACTTCTGAAAAAGTCAAAGAAGTCAAGGAGGAGACTTCTGAAACGGTCAAAGAAGTCAAGGAGGAGATTTCTGAAAAAGTCAAGGAACCTGAAAAAGTAGCCGCTGATTCAGAGAAGAAAGAATAA